The Festucalex cinctus isolate MCC-2025b chromosome 16, RoL_Fcin_1.0, whole genome shotgun sequence sequence ataaaaaaaaaaaaaaaaaaaaaattaaaatttttttaaaaaaaaaatcgattctgcctattattgaatcgattcgagaatcgcgcgatgtagtatcgcgatatatcgccgaatcgattttttttaacacccctaatatatatatatatatatatatatatatatatatatatatatatatatatatatatatatatatatatatatatatatatatatatatatatattaggggtgttaaaaaaaaaaaatcgattcggcgatatatcgcgatactacatcgcgcgattctcgaatcgattcaataatcggcagaatcgattttttttttttcgaattttttttttttttttttttttcgaaattttttttttttttttttaggattcacaccttgagcatggaagaatgttatatgaacggcacattaagccttaatatttttattttaatgctgttcaaatgtgaaacagattgcaaactgtttgtgtacagtggctcacggttataagcctcaagttttagataaatatattcatacaaatcttacagtgtacatgtacaaatttactgatagtattttctaaatttgaatggaaaaaaatcgcaacaatcgacttataaattcgtatcgggattaatcggtatcgaatcgtgaccattcgtatcgggattaatcggtatcgaatcgaatcgtgacctgtgaatcgtgatacgaatcgaatcgtcaggtactaggcaattcacacccctaatatatatatatatatatatatatttttttttttattattattattattttattttattttatttttggggggggggggggactcatAAATTagcaactttataaagtggcagtcTCATAAGTttctgagggttttttttttcttgcaaatttgccacttcataaggtcacaaatttgccactttagaattattatttttttaattagaaaatttgcaagtttttttcccctctgaatATGAAGAAATATATATGGTCCTAATATTCTGTTGTCATTCGGGGTGGGACCCTCTCACAATacaatacgatatgcgatacaaggctcatgatcacgattatctcacaatatgaccataccgtgattatcgatatattggtcaggtaataagtccacgataatttacgataaaactactcgagACATaagtggatgtttttttgtttttttttgtaccatcacttaaacacaatataaaaactggtgtcttcttcacactgagtactttagtgcatttttttcaacaaatacaaatgtcttctgagCAGAGACAAACGTCCTGTCAACAaatttttgtctttcttcaacactgtcatgcaacatgtcagtcagttacatagtcaattgtttcattttataaactgtgacaccattttttatgaacattgcaaaagaaaacaaataaaatgacttcaaatcaaatcaaaataaaatccaattaaatctattttaatattcctcagaaattgtatgcttcaaaaagtcaagacataaaatatgttttaaaatgttcaaatagaagatataatccacatttttcagagaaaggtatgcaaaagtgagtcaattgctggacaaaaaaaaatgtcttccacaagtcaaagtacgctgatgagtcttcttcacctgaagacttgcgtccatttctctgccactcttatgaggcgctccccctagtggccagcCAAGTAGTTGCTCCAGAAGTCATAAACAATGGAGCCGTCCGTTATAGTAGCTGTATATGAACTACCAATATCGCGATACCCCGTTTAGGCGTACTGAGAAGCTATTGGAAGACAAAGTATCACActttatcgtgatatcgatatatcgtcacactcctagttgTCATTGCTGCGCCAATTCAGTGAATAGAAATTTGACAATGACTGTTTAAAGTAATTTTTGCCCAATGTTGAAAATACTTATTATTCTGATTCCTGCCATTGTTTCTTTGTCAAGCAGTGATGTCATTGCAGGCAAATTGCAGCTGCTGCGCCGATATCTCCCCTTAAAGCCCGACTTAATCAGGCGCTCATTGCATGGGATCCACTTACTTACACTTTCATAATGCTCGTTGATTGGCTCACTAAATGGATGCTATCATTGCAACGACGACAGCTGAGCCCATCTGTCCGTCAAAAACCGGTCAGGACGTTCTGACTCAGCAAGCTCGAGATGCTTTCTTTAATTGTGACTTAATGGTGCCCACTCGGCATATGGATTGGGCTCTCATTTGTCGATAGGTCGTCgtcttcttattttttatttttttgactggcCTCGGTTCCAAACTGCGATGTACAATGTATAAAGAAGAAGCCGTTATTATCAAATTGAGCCATTGGAATAGATAAAAGTGAGGTTGATTTGTTCACAAGCTCGTTGGGGGTTTCTGTGGTGACGGCACAAGCGCTGACCTGCAGGGAGTATACCCCAGCGTCCCAACATATATTGCATCTGCAccatgcatgcatgcgtgcaGATGCATTACGTGCAACATTTTGCATCAGAAAATTCTGCTCTAAATGAGGCAGTCACGCAGCCGCACATGACACCAGCCCCCCCGTCACCAATTTGGGCTGCGGACACCGTATCCGTCCTTCTATTTCGTTCAAGATTGCCCCCACCCCCAATGAATGTCAAACACATGCCAGTCTCCTGTGTCAATCAAATGCCACCACAGGAAGGTGAAAGGAAGACCGACGGGCTCGCCAATATAAAAGCATTCCATGTCAGATGAcacattttgaataaaaaaaaagaaaagaaaaatagggATGGGCAAGCACCAACATCAGCTTTCTGTATCAGCCGATACTAGGCCATATTCAAGATATTGGTACTCATTAGGCCTGAGTCTAAAATATCAacatatcgaatcgatattccttttcatagcccaatatcgattcataaaacctgGAATCGATATTtttaatacccccccccccccacccccgtaaaaaaatgttgaacaaatacaaacatggcgacatgttttagtcattgatacattaatttcataataattgatgaaattgagttcaaattaaaaaagtactgtactgttaaaaaaacaaacaaacaaaaaaaccgtgATATTGATTCATTTGTGTTGAGGTGATTTATCTGCCactggcataattgcattgtaAGTCATTGGTGACAttattcttttcatattaagagaaaTGCAATCTTTAGTGTGAAGTAACTGgtgaaattatgcatttttaaaatgataaaatacaacttgagccTAGTCTCCACAaacatatgcattattattattactggtcAATTTTTACGCGGACATGTCTGATGTGTTGTGACTAGAATTCCCCCATACAAGTAAGGGGCttgcacgttaaaaaaaaatgtagcggattaaaggaactttaaattaactcaaaatcaaCGCGCTCATTTTGacacaccaaaaataaaaaataacaaattaaaGGTAAAGGTTGAGAAtcaagaagggggaaaaaaaggctcaTGTGACCCACTGCTGCCCCATGAGTGCTGCCCCATGAGGCACAATTTGGCACTTACCCTTCCACTGCATTATGTCATGTTTGCagctattttgtgttttattttgaaagtcacAAGGAGGAAACGGTCTCTGTCACAGCACTTGCTTGTTTGGCTCGGGTGTGAAGGTGCAGCACCCTCATCGAGCCCATCACAAGTGCTTCCCCGGGACTTTcagactctctctctctctctctctctctctctctctctctctctctctctctctctctctctctctctctctctctctctctctctctctctctctctctctctctctctctctctctctctctctctctctctctctctctctctctctctccttctccCACTCGTGACTCAGTATTTGAGGTGGCGTGCAGCTCTCCAGCCGTGTGACATCACCGCTGAGGGATGAGTGCGTCAGGGCTAAGGTGAGTCAAACGCAGCCGAGTCCCTCCACCGGCCGCCGTTGCCCGCGAAGGAGGCGGCGAAAGATGCTCATCGCCTCGGACGCGCTCCCTCCCTCCGCTCGGATTCCGGGCCACGGCGTCTTGAGCCGCCGCCGCGATGTCACAGCTCGACAGCAAGTAGGACCACGTGCGTTTCTCGGGCACTGCCCCCACTTGAAGGCGCCTCCGCAGAATGATGCCGGCGGCCGCGCTTGTACTCTGGACTTGCGTGTGTGGTGTGGCGGCGGTGGCCCcgagcagcagcggcggcggcggcggtggcggggcCAGCGCCACTGAGTGGGAGAGGCGCTGGGAGACGCTGTTGTCGCGCTCCTACCTGGGCATCGCGGCGCAAGCCAGCTGGCAGAGCGACTACCTGCGGGGCGTCAAGCGGGTGCGCCGCCTTTACTGCAACGTGGGCATCGGCTTCCACCTGCAGGTGCTCCCTGACGGCAGGATCACCGGCGCGCACCTGGAGGAGCCGCACAGTGAGTTGCATGTAAAGTTGCCGCTGCGGGATGAGGATGATGACGCTAACGGCGCCCTTCTTCAGGTCTCATCGAGATCTCCAGCGTGGAGCGAGGAGTGGTTAGCCTGTTCGGTGTCAAGAGTCAGATGTTCGTCACCATGAACCGCAGGGGGAGGCTCTACGCCACGGTAAATTCACTTAGTCAAACTCATCCATTCCGTTACAAAGTCCGTGGGGCTACTAGTGCCCTCGACAGAAatctacgacggcgtattagggccacgtatcaatttttagtatttttttttttttttagaggtcgggggcaatattccgagaaaaaatttgccactttacaaaGTGGTAAAAGTTtagaaagtagcaaatttgtgaggaaaaagtcagtttataaaatttttataatttttaataaaaattataaatatatatatttttttagatatacatttttatagtttataattttgccactttctaaagtggcaaattttccactttctaaagtggaaaatttgtgagtgtagaaagtggcaaatttgtgagaaaaaaaactgtaaatttgtgactttagaaagtagcaaatttgcgaccttctaaagtggcaaatttgcgagaaaaactcataaatttgtgactttataaagtggtaaatttgcgactttctaaagtggcaaatttgcgagagaaaaaaactcataaatttgtGGGTTCATAAAGTGGctaatttgcgagaaaaactcataaatttgtgagtttataaagtggcaaatttgcgagtttataatgtggcagatttgcgagaaaaaactcGGAAACTTATGAGAAATACATGTAGCGTAGCTATCGTCTAATCATGTGAAGAttcgttggtggttaatgggacactgtttataaaatgaaaaggcagccTGGAAAAGGATTCATTCTTAATTTCAACTTTACTCGTCATACACGGCAGCTCGAGCaccaacacttcctgatcccctatcagctgactagcacgaaccaatcagaagcgagcaaTGATGTTCGGTCGTGGAAGTGAATGATGGAGAGCAGCTGATTCCACACATCAATTTAAATACttgtacaaaagaaaaataccaaaatgcatggatgtgtaaataataattttgggaacataaatgtacaagtaaatatgCATTTGAACAAATGAACTTAAATGATTGATCCTTTGGGTGTGGACATTCATAAAGCGAGGAGTCTTTGTCGCTGTCCGTACCCAACGCTTCAAAGAGCGAATGCTTAACATCATATGCTTCATCTCTGctatctccttatttgaaaacacAACCGACAAGTATTGGCACAAAACATTCAAGTAGTACGCTACGTGCATTTCTCCTaagtttttgagttgttgttttttttttcgcaaatctgccattttctaaacttgcaaatttgcacgttttttttctctcgcataTTTGCCACTGTAGAAAGTGGGTAAATATTTGAactttaaaaagtggcaaattaaaaaaaaaaaaaaaaaaaaaaaaaaaaaaaaaaaaaagtggcaaatttgcgagtttttttttttctctgaatattgccCCAGCCCTCTAAAATTATATGTTTATACGTGGTCCTAATACGCCGTCTTAGAAATCACTACTTGACATtccaaaaaaactcaaaaacttAGGAGAAATGCACGTAGCGTACTACTTGAATGTTTTGTGCCAATACTTGTGGGTTgtgttttcaaataaggagatagCAGAGATGAAGCATATGATGTTAAAAGGTGTCCTATTGGACATATTGGTGTCCGTGCAGATGCCTGATGGCAAAGTTGAATGGTGATCCCTCCCCACTTTTACAACCTGCTCAGAGATGAGTCCAAAATGGCGACTTTACGAGAGTCGTTGTGTTATTAATATTCTGACAGGCATGCGGAGGCAGGCGTCACATGTCCAAACGTTACCCtgcgtgtttgtttttatttagggGAATTCACGCTCACCGCAGAGATAGAAAGATGACCTCATTCTatggctgggcgatatggccaatcaataaaatatcaattatttatttatttatttatttatttatttatttcactcaTTCAGGACGAGtatgattttaatcgattttaatcaaataaaccccaaaaaacatttatttaaatcagtggtgtaaaaaaaaatatatatatatatatatatatatgtattaggggtgtttaaaaaaaaatcgattcggttatatatcgcgatactacatcgcgcgattctcgaatcgattcaataatcggcagaatctatttttttttatttttttttatttttttttaggattcacaccttgagcatggaagaatgttatatgaatggaacattaagccttaatattttattttaatgctgttcaaacatgaaacagattacaacctctataagactgaaatttcagataaataaataatacattttcatataaatcttacactctacaagcttactgattagtattttctaaatttgaatgaaaaaaaatcgcaacaatcgacttataaattcgtatcgggattaatcggtatcgaatcgaatcgtgacacctgtgaatcgtgatacgaatcgaatcgtcaggtactaggcaattcacacccctaatatatatatatatatatatatatatatatatatacacacacacacacattagtgctgtcaaacgattaaaaattttaatctgattaatcagatttttttattttgattaatcacgattaatcagctaaattacttgtgtattcgcgtaatataaaataaatacaaaataccgtaatattttgacattaacgcattttattatctctaATGTcaattgcaaacattgattaaatgcatgtacgcaattgcatgcatgcctgtattgctcaaaacctaacagcatcatatcaattggatgcaattcagcaattattaattcattaaacacaaattacttttgttttatttaaagtcccgtcgggttgtttttaaaagcgaaatttaccaccgagcacaccaactggagttaccctgctcattttggaacaacaggcgtaggaaatgccgtgcattgacctcatcactgacctgcgcagccttctcTGTAACCATCCACgcttacgttcaaggctcaagtgcgctccaaaaaaatagtgcaattaatttgcgttaatatgtgattaatccaACATTTTTCtgcgattaattaatctattaacactttaactttgagagccctaatatatatatatatatatatatatatatatatatatatatatatatatatatatatatatatatacatatgactATATGactatatgactggatagtctTTTGAGGTGGCAAAGCTGCCATAATATTGCTCCTCTCAAGAATGATctaaattggagaacatttgagacagtacttagtagaaacagcgtGATTTATGccgttttaaatttgttgaacataaacaagaggacttcagacaatTTACAACATGCCTTAAATAcattatgcttaatgatgtttagtacaaTAGGaaacttttgtattttttattaaagaaatctaactgtaattcaacaaaagatgcctctgcccaatctaatattggggtctaaggaacagagcgataaaagaaaaaggtggtcttcaaagcagcacatactgtccacttattattagtatttttttaattgttagaaAATAGTGAGCaacccagcaaaaaaaaaaaaaacaccccgcctccggcctcaTACTAACTGCCTCTCATCTGTATGTATAGCGTACAGTAGTCTgcgagtaacaagatggccgccattgttgttcaatttaatatattttacttgccacaccacaagggggcagtgTTGTTTCTTGGATGTGACGGAAGCTCGAAGGGGGAGAGCGGAGGTGGTGCTGTTGGAACGGTGGTGGACGGGGAGTGCGTGGAAATAAAGGAGACAAACTTGAAACAAAAGTGGAGTTCTTATTCCATCCAACATTGGTAGCAGAGGATGGTTAGCAACTACAGAGTTCCGTCACCATTTGAAGAAGGAAAACCCTATGAAAGCTGGAAAAATGAGATCGGAATTTGGACAAGAGTCACCGActtggagagagaaaaaaacaagccCTCGCGGTGGCTTTGGCGCTATCAGGTAGGGCGCGAGAAACA is a genomic window containing:
- the LOC144003519 gene encoding fibroblast growth factor 6-like — translated: MMPAAALVLWTCVCGVAAVAPSSSGGGGGGGASATEWERRWETLLSRSYLGIAAQASWQSDYLRGVKRVRRLYCNVGIGFHLQVLPDGRITGAHLEEPHSLIEISSVERGVVSLFGVKSQMFVTMNRRGRLYATSVFSDECKFRETLLANNYNAYESFVYKGFYVALSRQGRARRGDKASTASTGTHFLPRL